In Nitrosococcus oceani ATCC 19707, the following proteins share a genomic window:
- the hemJ gene encoding protoporphyrinogen oxidase HemJ, producing MLWIKAFHIIFVVTWFAGLFYLPRLFVYHAQCQDKPGRERFKVMERKLYRGIMHPSAILAVGLGVWLIYLTPAWMGAGWLHVKLSLVLLLIAYHLYCGRLLIAFREERNRHSHVYYRWFNEFPVLILIGAVILVVVKPF from the coding sequence ATGCTTTGGATCAAAGCCTTTCATATTATCTTTGTGGTGACCTGGTTCGCTGGTCTGTTTTATTTACCGCGGTTATTTGTCTACCATGCCCAATGCCAGGATAAGCCAGGGCGGGAGCGTTTTAAAGTCATGGAGCGCAAGCTTTATCGCGGTATTATGCATCCTAGTGCTATTTTGGCAGTGGGATTAGGTGTGTGGCTGATTTATTTAACTCCGGCTTGGATGGGGGCGGGGTGGCTCCATGTCAAACTTTCCCTGGTTCTGCTTTTGATTGCCTATCATCTTTATTGTGGCCGGTTGTTGATCGCCTTTCGCGAAGAGCGTAACCGCCACAGTCATGTGTATTATCGCTGGTTTAATGAGTTCCCAGTGTTAATCCTGATTGGCGCGGTGATTCTAGTGGTGGTAAAGCCTTTTTGA
- the lpxD gene encoding UDP-3-O-(3-hydroxymyristoyl)glucosamine N-acyltransferase, producing MEIRLSEIAQFLGCAIEGDGEAPIRGIAPLHQAQASELSFYTNRKYAAQARLSKAGAIIVGAKDREQFAGRRLLISDNPYRDFARVVDRWFNRSYRPAPGVHPTAIVGDDVQIAENCSIGAYCVIEDGVTIKAHTVLFPFCYVGAKTILGEHCLLYPRVTLLERVRIGHRVILHPGVVIGGDGFGFAPDPPQGYFKVPQVGWVEIADDVEVQCNTAIDRGALGPTRIGQGSKIDNLVQVGHNVEIGEHSIIVSQVGISGSSKIGNWVTLAGQVGLVGHIRIGDGAVITAQSGVAKDVPPKAIMTGSPVQPMMENRRALAELNRLRELRKKVRELERRLTVLEQVESC from the coding sequence ATGGAAATTCGTCTTTCAGAGATTGCCCAGTTTTTGGGTTGCGCTATTGAGGGCGATGGAGAAGCCCCTATCCGGGGGATTGCGCCCCTCCATCAGGCGCAGGCAAGCGAGCTAAGCTTTTATACTAATCGTAAGTACGCGGCTCAGGCTCGGTTATCAAAGGCGGGGGCTATCATAGTAGGGGCCAAGGATCGGGAACAATTTGCGGGTCGTCGCCTGCTTATTTCGGACAATCCTTACCGTGATTTTGCTCGAGTCGTGGATAGGTGGTTTAATCGCTCTTACCGTCCGGCGCCAGGTGTGCATCCTACGGCTATCGTGGGGGACGACGTACAAATTGCGGAAAACTGCAGTATTGGGGCCTATTGTGTAATTGAAGACGGGGTGACTATCAAAGCTCATACCGTCTTATTTCCCTTTTGTTACGTGGGCGCTAAGACGATTCTCGGTGAGCATTGCTTGCTCTATCCGCGCGTTACCCTGCTGGAGCGGGTGAGGATTGGGCACCGGGTTATCCTTCACCCTGGCGTGGTTATTGGTGGCGATGGTTTTGGATTTGCGCCGGACCCTCCTCAGGGCTATTTTAAGGTGCCGCAAGTGGGGTGGGTAGAGATTGCCGATGATGTGGAGGTGCAATGTAATACAGCCATTGACCGGGGGGCGTTGGGACCGACCCGAATCGGTCAGGGCAGCAAAATCGATAATCTGGTTCAAGTTGGCCACAATGTAGAGATTGGCGAGCACAGCATTATTGTTAGCCAGGTGGGTATTTCTGGGAGTAGCAAAATTGGTAATTGGGTGACCTTGGCGGGCCAGGTAGGGTTAGTGGGTCATATTCGGATCGGCGATGGGGCCGTGATAACCGCCCAATCCGGGGTGGCTAAGGATGTGCCACCCAAGGCCATTATGACTGGCAGCCCCGTCCAGCCTATGATGGAAAACCGCAGGGCGCTGGCAGAGCTGAACCGGCTTAGGGAGTTGCGCAAAAAGGTCCGTGAGTTGGAGCGGCGACTCACGGTGCTGGAGCAAGTTGAAAGCTGCTAA
- a CDS encoding Kelch repeat-containing protein: MRSNKTYLSLLFLLSLSLLFLTYSASAQWQQLHPMPTHRSEMAAAYLDGKIYVPGGLGGQHQFEVYDVTTDSWEQLAPLPAPRHHLMATAHQGKIYVFGGGDQDWSPTVTAWVYDPPSNQWQTLTPLPEPRYAGDAVSMGDFIYVVGGKGPSGRLLRYDPQQDSWDFLKGMHQRREHIRSVVFEDRIVVLGGRYQGAGELGSVEIYDPATDTWREGPSLNTARGGHGAAVYQGKIMVFGGEIIMTGRTTLASSEILEKLSGKWQPGPPLPMALHGMPAISTGSHLYILGGSEQAAASINRGRVYRLLETPGPPPALTLGLFLTTLPPEPISSFQLAPAP; the protein is encoded by the coding sequence ATGAGATCTAATAAAACCTACCTAAGCTTACTTTTCTTGCTAAGCCTAAGCCTATTGTTTCTAACCTATTCCGCCTCGGCGCAGTGGCAACAACTACATCCCATGCCCACCCACCGTTCGGAAATGGCGGCAGCCTATCTGGATGGAAAAATATATGTACCAGGAGGATTAGGCGGCCAGCACCAGTTTGAAGTATATGATGTTACCACTGATAGCTGGGAACAACTGGCACCGCTGCCAGCCCCTCGCCATCACCTCATGGCCACAGCCCATCAGGGGAAAATCTATGTTTTTGGGGGCGGCGATCAAGATTGGTCTCCAACGGTAACCGCTTGGGTTTACGATCCCCCCAGCAATCAGTGGCAAACCTTAACGCCCTTGCCCGAACCCCGCTATGCGGGAGATGCCGTCTCAATGGGTGATTTTATTTACGTTGTAGGCGGCAAAGGCCCAAGCGGAAGATTGCTCCGCTATGACCCACAGCAAGATTCCTGGGATTTCCTAAAGGGGATGCACCAGCGCAGGGAGCATATCCGCAGCGTGGTTTTTGAAGACAGGATCGTCGTCCTCGGCGGCCGCTATCAGGGCGCTGGCGAACTGGGCTCAGTGGAAATCTATGATCCCGCAACCGATACTTGGCGGGAAGGCCCCTCCTTGAATACCGCCCGGGGTGGCCATGGCGCAGCGGTTTATCAAGGAAAAATCATGGTTTTCGGAGGCGAAATCATCATGACCGGACGAACAACCCTGGCCAGTTCAGAAATCTTGGAAAAGCTATCCGGAAAATGGCAACCTGGTCCTCCCTTGCCCATGGCGCTCCACGGGATGCCCGCTATCAGCACCGGCTCCCATTTGTATATTCTGGGGGGCTCAGAACAGGCGGCGGCCAGCATCAACCGTGGCCGAGTCTATCGCCTGTTGGAAACGCCAGGCCCTCCACCAGCCCTTACCCTCGGCTTATTCCTTACGACTCTGCCTCCGGAGCCCATTAGCAGCTTTCAACTTGCTCCAGCACCGTGA